In Rhodanobacter humi, the genomic stretch AGGTAGCGGTTGGCCGACCTCGGGGCGCGATCCAGCAAGGCGGACATTTCCCGCCGTGCCCTGCCTTCGGCGTAGTCCTCCAGTGCCCTCCCGCCGGCGAACATAAGGGCGACGACGGCGGCCGCAAGCGTTTCGCCAAGGACCATCGCGCCGACGACGGCAAGCAGTGCGATGACATCGACCCCGGCATCGCGCCGCATCAGCCGGACAGCACTCGCGATGCCTATCGACACGGCCACGGGGAATGCGCCGATCATCCATACGAAACCGGCGACCGCCTCGTGGCCGAGGAAGCGCGCGACCAGGCCGAGCAGCAGCGTCGACGCGCTGACGGCGACCAGCACGCGGTTGACCACATGGCCGGAACCGGCAGGTGGCCCGTGCACCGCTCCCATCATCCGCTCCGCCGGGCGCGGGCGACCACAACCCGTTGCCGCCGCGGGCCCGTCGCGCGGGGAGGGCGCCGGGCCGGCCTCACCGACCCGCGCGAGTCACCGGCGGGCATGCGCGGCACTACAGCGACACCCACGCATAGAGGTACAACGTGTCGTTGTCCGATGCCCGCCGGCCCGCGCCATCGATGTTGGTGACCAAGCCGCTGAAGCGCGTGTACCAGGTGTATTGCAGGCCGAGGCGGACATTGGCAAACGGCTGCATCCACGAATCCGCCTTGCCGAACGGGTTCCAGTCCAGCTCGACGACGCTGCCCCGCGTGTCGGGACGGCCGTCGTTGCCGTACAGCGCCAGGTCGCGGCTGCCATCGTCGGCGAATTCTCCCAGCGTGATGCCCCAGGTATTGCGGTACCAGTAGCTGGCATTGAGGTTCAGTGCGCGCAGGCTGTCGTGCAGATTCGAGGAAATTCCGGCGGCATAGGTGGCGTCGAGGCGCTGCCGTTCGGTGAGGTACAGGCCGTTGAAGGTCACGGTGTGCTTGTCGCCGCCCTGCAACACGTAGCTCGCATCGACACCCAGGTCGGTGAACTTGTCGCTGGGGCCAGCCAACGCCACCGCATCACCCTGCATATTGGCGCCCGCCAGCCCGCGGGCCGCATGGAAGCCGAAGGCGCCGATCTGCGCGTTGCCGCCGGCGAGGTTCCACGTGTAGGCGAGCCGTGCATAGGGAGCGACGCCACTCAGCCGTCCGCTGAAGTCCGCGTTCACGTCGCGCAGAAAGGCCGGCGACAGCGAGCGATAGCCGCCTGCCTCCAGATAGAGTCCGCCATCGATCTGCGCATAGGCATTCAGGCCGACGACCTGCCCGGCCAGCCCGCCCATCAGGATGGGCGCCGCCGGGGCGCCGGGGACGAGGTCGGGCGCCATGTACGGGAACTGCCACGATGGTGCCGTGTTGAAGACGTCGGTCACGCTGGGATTGTTATTGAGCGAGATGCCCCACACCACGTTGTGGCCCCATGCGGCGGAGCTGCGGGCGTAGCGCAGGTCGCTGTTGTCCCAGCCCAGCAGTCCGCCATTCTCCGAATAGGTCGCCTGTGCCATCACGCCGAGGTGGTCGGTGATGCGGCCGCCGACGAAAACCGAGGCCTGCTGCAGTTCGGTGTTGTCATTGGTGCCGAAACCCTTGGCGGGTGGAGCGGTCTGCGCCTTGCGAGTGCTCGAGTACGTCTCCACCAGCATCAGCGACAGCGGCACATTGTCCTTGTCGCCGGCGGAGAGCGTGTACCCAAGCAACTTGAACTGGCGCCCGAACGCCGTCAGCTGTGGCCCGAAGCCACCGACATGGCAAGCCGTGCAGGGCGCGTGCGTCTGCCGGGCGAACGCGGGTATTGCCTGGGCACTGGGCGAAACGCTCACGAGGGCAAGCAGTCCGGTGGCGAGCGCCAAGATGCGGAGCACCTGCCTGTGAAACCAAGGGTGACGAACAGCGCAACGGGTAGCCATGACATCCTCCACCGCGACTGGGTTCCGGAGGCGACATGGTGCGGTCCCCGGTGCACGCTTGATTGCAGCGTGGCATGCGCCGGTGTGAGGGCATTTGATGCTTGTCAAATGAAACGCAGCAGGCGCACGGCGCTAAACGGTATGCAACAGCGACCCGCCTCTCAGTGGCAGGCAGAGGTGTTGAGCCAGTCGGCCATATCCGCGCAGAGGCCGGGGCCAAATATATGGACCTTGGGTAGGGTGATTAGGAAGGGTTATCGAGGGTAGGGGAGTCCATCACGCCCCAATGCATCCGACGTGGGCATATGCCGGAAGGGGGGGCGATGGTAAGCGGAGGTGCGTCGCATTGACGCGCCCGCTCGCATCGGGTCGCCCGTGTCGGATTAGGTATGCGATTTGATCATCGCTTTTGCTTGAGAAGCGTGGTCGCGAGGTTCGACAGCTGAGCGAGGATGTTGCTGGTGTCCTCGTCTTTTTCCGCGGGCGTGCCCATGGTGTCGGAGAACAGACTCCTGGCCACCTCAGTCTTGACCTCTTCGGCCTTCTTCGGGTCGAGCAACGCAAGGTATGGCTCGATGGTTGTCAGGATATGCTGCCGACGACGGTTGAGCACCTCGTTGTTGCGGTGCCGGCTGGATTCCTTGGCCAGATAAACTGCAGGCGCAAACAGCACAAGGGAGAAGGGCAGGCGGTATAGCGCCTTTTGCCAGTCAACGGTGTAACCACCGACCAACTGGCCAACATGCCAGAGTTCAGGCAAAAACAGCACCGTAGCTGCTACAACCATCAGACCGATCGCCAGCCGCCGGTAGATGTTGGCGCTAGCCTTCTCTTCATTGGCATAGGTGGCGTACGCGCCTGCTTGTGCCGTGTTGACCACTGATCCAAGCACCTTGCCTGCCTGGTCTTCATAGTCGGTCAGGACAACGAGTCCCGCGGCATACTTCTTCGCGAGTTCGGAGAACGCCTCATCGGCCTTGGCCTGTTGGGTTTCCTGCCATTTGTCGTAGCGTTCTGCGCGCGACGCCTCGGCCTGCGTAAAGGTCTGTGTGAAGGCCGACATCTGGGTTTGGAACTGGCCTTCGAGTGCGGTCATGCGCTCGATGAGTTTATCGATGGCGAGGTTCGCCTCCACTGAACGGGCGTCGACCTTTCCGACCTCTTTACCTAGGACTTCGAGCTGAGCAGAAGCGTTTCGGTGCCAGTCGGCCACGTACTTGCTAAGCGACGCTGCTGCAGCGACGACCGCGGGCGGACTGACAGCAGGCAGCGTAGACGCGTATCGCTGGACGTGGGCGGCAAGCGCGTCTACCTGCGCGTTGGCGTTGCGAAGGTGGCCTACATTGCCGTTGCTGAGGAATGCCTGCACCTCGCCCAAGGCCGCTTGCGCGGATGCCTGCATGTTGCCAAGCACTTCGAGGTTCCCAATTTCCGGGTCGACTGCTTCCAATGTGGAGACCAGTTGGGCGACGACTTTCTGGAATCGGGCAAGTTCCTCGGCATCGGCCAGTGGTGCACCGTCGGGAACGGCAGCGCCAGCCACCGTACTTGTAAGTGATTGCCAGGAACCGTGGAAGGCGTGGGTACTGTATTGATCGGTCCAGCGTGACATCGCACATTTCCTTGTGTTTGGTGGCACCGATAGTATGGCCGCAAATAGCGGTGCTCAAATCCCTGTCCGCGATACAGGCGAGTTACTGGCCAATCGTGCGGCTGGCCTGCCGCCACCACGCGCTTCTCGTTCCGCCGCAGTTCTGGCTCACGCCCCAGTCAAAGCAGCGCTGAAACGGCTCCAGTCTGAATCCACAATCGGTTCGTTGAGACCACGGCGCCCTGCTTGCAAGGACGGAGTGGCGTGTTGCCGATACCCAACGGTTTGCCCGTGTTATCGGGGGTAGGGCGCGCTGGCCGGGATCTGACGTACGCAAGGGCTGCGAAGGCGTATTGCGGACGATCGCACACGAAGACGTAAAGCGCCTAAGGATTCGTAACTTCCGCCATTCAGGCCTATGATTCGGCCGTTGGAGCGGTGCGGAAGGACAGGGGCCATGGGAATCTCTATCGAGGCGATTGTCAGCACCAAGCTTGGGCTGGCATCGCACCAGAATGCCGTGCCGCTGCTGCGGCAACTGACCATCACGAGCAACGATCAAGCAGGTCTCGACGACCTGACCTTGGAGCTCGAGCCAAGCCTACCGTTCGCAGCTGCGAAGACGTGGCGTATCGACAGACTTGGCCCTGATTCCTCGATAACGATCGCCGATCGTGATGTCGATCTGAAAGATGGCTACCTGGCGGATCTGACTGAGGGGATGCATGCGTCGGTACACGTCCGCCTCTGCTCGGGGAACACCGTTGTCGCCGAACGTCGCTTCCCGGTCGAATTACTTGCTCGGAACCAGTGGGGTGGCGCTGGCAGCATGCCGGAGCTTCTGGCCGCATTTTGCATGCCCAACGACCCCGCAGTCGACAAGGTGCTCAAAAGCACGTCGGATGTCTTGCGTCGGGCGGGGCGACCTGACGGCATTGACGGGTATAAGGAGGGCTCACGTCAGCGCGCCTGGGAACTGGCTTCCGGTGTTTGGTCTGCCGTATGCGGCTACCAGATCAGCTATGTATTGCCTCCGGCGAGCTTCGAGCAGGAGGGGCAAAAAATCCGCTCTCCATCGCAGGTACTCGATAACAGAGTTGGTACCTGTCTGGATACCGCACTCCTGTTTGCTGCTGCCTTGGAACAGGCTGGCCTCAATCCCATCCTGCTGTTGACTAAGGGGCATGCATTCACAGGGGTATGGCTACAGCCGCAGGAGTTTGCCCAAGTCCTCAATGAAGATGCCTCATCGGTGCGCAAGCGGATCGAACTTCAGGAGCTGCTGGTTTTCGAGACCACCTTGGCCACGCAGTCGCCCCCGCCAGGATTCAGCCATGCGGTAGATGTCGCCAAGCGGCAGCTGACTGACGACGATTTCGTGATGGCTATCGACTTGCGCCGAGCCCGTATGCAGAAGGTACGGCCACTTACCGTGACTGCAAAGGCTGCTGAGGACACACATGACGAGCAAGCTGCGAAGGTCAGCGAAGCTCTGGAATCGGCTCCCGAACTGCCTGCGTTTGACGTCGAGGTCGAAGATGAACCTGCCACCGCAGCAAACAAGCTGGAGCTGTGGCAACGCAAGCTACTCGACCTAACAACCCGAAACCGCCTCCTGCACTTGCCTGAAAGCGCCAAGGCAATTCGCCTAGTCTGCCCAGATCCGGCAGGGCTCGAGGACATCCTTGCTGCCAACAGGAGCGTACGGATCGCCTCCATGCCTGACCTCGAAATGGGCGGCCGGGACAGCAGCATCTATGAAAAGCGCAATCGTGAAAGCCTCGAAGAAGAAGCTTCTCGACAGGCTATGGCACGCAATGAGGTGCTCTCCCGCATGGAGAAGGGCAGACTCGATGCTGCTCTCGTCGATCTTTACCGCAAGGCCCGTTCTGATCTCGAAGAAGGTGGCTCCAATACGCTCTTCCTCGCCATCGGTTTCCTGCGCTGGAAGAAGGCCGAAGACGATCCCAAGAGCTACTTTGCCCCCTTGATTCTTTTACCAGTGAAGTTGGAACGCCGCAGTGTGCTGTCCGGCGTGAAGATGTCCATGCTGGATGATGAGCCGCGGTTCAATCTGACACTCCTGGAGCTGCTGCGCCACGACTTCCAGCTCACCATCTCCGGTCTGAGCGGCGACCTGCCGACGGACGAAAGCGGCATTGATGTCGAAGGGATCTGGAATATCGTGCGGCGCGCGGTGCGCGATATGCCCGGCTTCGAGGTCACTACCGACGTCGCTCTGGGGACGTTCTCGTTCTCGAAGTACCTGATGTGGCGCGATCTGATCGACCGCTCCGAACAGCTGATGCAGAACGACGTGGTGCGGCATTTGCTGCAGCACAAACTTGGCGGATCCGTGCTGGAGTCCGTGGGCGAGTTCCCCGAGCCAAAAGACTTGGATGACACCGTCGAACCCGGCGAGCTGTTCACTCCGCTCCCGGCCGACTCATCGCAATTGGCCGCCGTAGTCGCATCCGCCAAGGGTCACAGTTTTGTGCTGGATGGACCGCCGGGTACGGGGAAGTCGCAGACCATCGCCAATATGATCGCGCACAACCTCGCGTTAGGGCGGCGCGTTTTGTTCGTGGCCGAGAAGATGGCCGCACTTGATGTCGTGAAACGGCGCCTGGAAGAGAGGGGTATCGGCCAGTTCTGTCTGGAACTGCATTCGAGCAAGTCCACCAAAATGCACGTGCTTCAGCAACTGGACCGCGCATGGACGTCTCGAGACACCCTGACGGAAGCGGATTGGGATGCGCAAGCCGAAAAGGTCCGATCACTCCGGGATCGCCTCAACGAAGTGGTGCAGGTGCTCCATAGGCGCTGGCCGAACGGTTGGTCGATACATGAGGCCATCGGTCGCGTCGTAAAGGATGCCGCACCGACCACTCCTCGACTTTCATGGCCAGAAGATACGGAGCATGACGCTGCTCAAATGGAGCGTTTGCGGGAAGTTGCCAGGCGCTTGGATCTAAACCGAGGCGCCGCCGGCGGCGTCGGCACACGAATGACGCTAGTGGTTCGAACCGAATGGTCCAATGCCTGGCAGGACGCCCTAGTAGGGGCGGCTCGTCAGGTCCTCGTCGCACTCAAGGTGTGCGATGAGGCCTGCGCACTGGTCGTACAGAAAACTGGGCTTTCGGTTGCCGGTTCGACGCCAGCGGCCGGCAAACTGCTTGAGTTTGTCCGCCTTCTGCCAGACGCGCATGGCGTGGATCTGCGTTTCGCTTTCTCGCCAACATTGAAAGCAATTCGCGAAGCGGCTCAACAGGCGGCATCGCTGCTGGAGGACTACAAAGGGTTGGAGAGGCGCTTATCTCAAGCCTATGCGCCGGAGGCTGTCCGTCACATCAAGGTCGATAGGCTGAGAAGTGAATGGACTGAGGCCTCCGGTAAGTTTTGGTTCCTTGCTTCGCTGGCCAAGAAGAGAGTGGCCAAGTCGCTCGCCGGAACTGCAGGCACGTCTGCTCCGCCAAACGTGGATGCTGACCTTCCCTTGCTTGCGGCCATGAAGGATGTCGTGGCCAAGATTGACGCCCTGGACCGAGAGCTTCAGGGCGTCCCGGGGTGGTCCGCTTTGAATTCCGATGTTACGCGCATGGCGCTCGCGACCCAATTGGCGGAGAACCTTCGTTCGAATCTCATGCCGCTGGCCAGTTCACCTGAGCAGCTGGTGAAGCTACGCCACGAGACGCAAAAGCTAGTGGTTGACGGAAATGACCTGTTAGCGCCGGAGGGCCACATCGCCGAGGCCATTGGTCAGCTCGCGGGTCGGTATAAAGCTCTATTCGATGCAACCCAGCAGTTTGGCAAGGCTGCGGGGAGCGAGATTGACCTCCATAAGCAGGTACCGGAACTCTTCGCCAACGCCCAAACCGTCGTTGGGAACGAGAAAGCTCTGCATGCCTGGTGCAGCTGGCGTCGCGTACGCCAAGAAGCTGTCGCGTGCGGACTACAGCCGCTCGTTGAGGCGGTAGAGCAGGGCACGCTCTCTGAGGACTCGATTGCCCACACTTTCGAGATAGCGTATGCCCGCTGGTTTGCTTCCAAGGTGATCGATGCGGAGGCGCTTCTGCGCCACTTCGTGCCAGCCGAACATCAAAGCGACATCGACGCATATACCGCTGCTGTGGATGAGTTGGGCGAACTCACATCGGCCTACATCCGCGCCAAGCTTTCGGGCAACATCCCGGACAAGAATGGTGTTACGAAGCGGAGCGGCTTCGGCATTCTCAAGCATGAGCTACAAAAGCAGCGCCGCCACAAGCCGGTCCGCCAGTTAGCCCAAGAGATGGGACATGACTTCACGGCCCTGGCACCGTGCATGCTGATGAGCCCGTTGTCTATCGCTCAGTACCTGCCTACCGATCACGATTTGTTTGACCTGGTCATTTTCGATGAGGCCTCCCAAATCGCCCCGTGGGACGCCGTTGGATCCATCGCCCGCGGCAAGCAAGTGGTCATCGCCGGTGATCCACGACAAATGCCACCCACCAGCTTTTTCAACCGTGGTGCAGGCGCCGGCGAGGATGATACCGATGAGGATCTGGAGAGCATTCTTGAAGAATGCATCGGTGCAGGCGTGCCGCAACATAGCCTGACCTGGCATTACCGTAGTCGGCACGAAAGCCTTATCACGTTCTCCAATTACCGCTACTACGGCGGCAGCTTGATCACCTTTCCAGCGGCTGACACGCGCCCGAGTGCCGTCTCCTGGCACAAGGTCGATGGCATCTATGTGCAGGGAAAGGGTGGGCGACGGAATCAGATTGAGGCCAAAGCTATCGTGGCGGAGGTGGTCAGGCGGCTCAAAGACCCCGAATTCATCGCATCCTGCCAGTCCGTCGGCATCATCACTCTCAATGCAGAGCAGCAACAGCTGGTGGAGGATCTTCTCGACCAGGCAAGGCGCGACAACCCTGAAATCGAGCCGTTCTTCAAGGACGACCTGGCCGAACCCGTCGTGGTCAAGAACCTAGAAACCATGCAGGGCGACGAGCGTGATTTGATCATCCTGGGTATCGGGTTTGGCCCTACCGAGCCGGGTGCCAACGTGATGTCCATGAATTTCGGGCCGCTCAATCGCGAAGGCGGTTGGCGCCGTTTGAACGTGGCCGTGACACGTGCGCGCCGCGAGATGATGGTCTTCACGTCGTTCGATCCCTCGATGATCGATTTCAACCGCACGTCAGCAAAGGCGGTACACGATCTACGTCACTTCATCGAGTTTGCCCACCAGGGGCCGAAAGCCATCACAGCCGCTGTGCGCGGCTCAGTGGGAGATTACGACTCACCGTTTGAGCAGTATGTCGCCGAAGGTCTCCGAGCAAAGGGCTGGGAAACCTATCCTCAGATTGGTGTATCGCGCTTCCGCATTGATCTAGGCGTCGTGCACCCGGATCGACCGGGCGACTATCTAGTCGGCGTCGAGTGCGATGGCGCGACGTACCACAGCGCTGCGACGGCGCGCGATCGCGACAAGGTTCGTAGCGAGATCCTGCGCGGCCTCGGCTGGCAGCTGGTACGAATCTGGTCGACGGAGTGGTGGGTTGATCGTGACGGCGCTCTGGAGCGGCTGCATGGGGCCATCAGCACCGAACTCGAGAATCAACGCCATAGGGCGGCTGAGTTGCAGCAAGCCCGAGAGATCGAAGCCGCAGCTGCAGCGAAAGCCATGGAGGCCGAAGGTGCCGTAATTGCGGAGCGGGACGCGGAATTTGATCAGGAAACTGAGGACTCACCCTCCCGAGACGAGGTGATCGCAGATGACGAGGGTGGTCAGGATTTCGAACCTGCGCGTTTGGTTGCGCGTGGTCCGAGCAGCGGAGGGGAAGAAGCCATAAAGCGGGTCTACCGTATGGCCGATCTCTCCAGCCTTGAACCCTCGCTGCAGCCGACCAGCTTCCATGATCCTTCCTACGACTCCACGCTTCACAGGTGCATTCGCGAAGTTCTGGAGCAAGAAGCTCCAATTCTGGACAAGGTGCTCGTGGATCGCGTGGCTCGCGCACATGGATTCAAGCGGTCCGGCCGTCTCATTTCCGAGCGTGTCCTCGAGTTGGCGGAACGGCACTTCCACTTCCAGCCTGACCCCGAGCCAGAGCGTGGATATTTCGTGTGGCTGGCCGCTGACGATCCTGAGCGCTGGAATACCTACCGAGTACCTGAGCGAGAGGAGGACGTTCGCTTCATCGAAGAACTGGCGCCTGAGGAAATTTTTGCGGCGTCTCGATCAATCCGAAGAACGGATGCTGTCGTTGAAATTGCGAGGGCTTTCGGTATCCGAAGGCTTTCGGCATCAGCCAGAGGCCGCATTGGCATGGTGCTCGACTCGAGTGGTGATCGCTAGACAACGCCATCCCAACCCTTCGTCCACCACCAAGGCTCCGGCGCGGGCGAGAAAGTCACGGTGAGGCCTGCCCAATGCGGTGGCGTCTCATTTGCAGTATGCGGGCTGGGCACACCGCGCCCAAGAGGTCATCGGATTCCTGTCCAAGGGGAACACCATGTCAAAAGGATTCTCGGCAGAAGCGTTGGCGGGCCCCATCCGCAATCGACGCCTTCAAGCGATGGACGACGTCACCGCCTCCGGTCTGATCATTGGCGAAAGCCACGACAATCCGCATGGGCGCGGACTGGCGGCCAATTTGATCGCTGCAGGGCGGGTGAATGATTTGTTCCTCGAGGTGGCGGACATGCCCTTGGCGATGGCGTTTGA encodes the following:
- a CDS encoding cytochrome C; this translates as MSVSPSAQAIPAFARQTHAPCTACHVGGFGPQLTAFGRQFKLLGYTLSAGDKDNVPLSLMLVETYSSTRKAQTAPPAKGFGTNDNTELQQASVFVGGRITDHLGVMAQATYSENGGLLGWDNSDLRYARSSAAWGHNVVWGISLNNNPSVTDVFNTAPSWQFPYMAPDLVPGAPAAPILMGGLAGQVVGLNAYAQIDGGLYLEAGGYRSLSPAFLRDVNADFSGRLSGVAPYARLAYTWNLAGGNAQIGAFGFHAARGLAGANMQGDAVALAGPSDKFTDLGVDASYVLQGGDKHTVTFNGLYLTERQRLDATYAAGISSNLHDSLRALNLNASYWYRNTWGITLGEFADDGSRDLALYGNDGRPDTRGSVVELDWNPFGKADSWMQPFANVRLGLQYTWYTRFSGLVTNIDGAGRRASDNDTLYLYAWVSL
- a CDS encoding DUF3320 domain-containing protein, producing MGISIEAIVSTKLGLASHQNAVPLLRQLTITSNDQAGLDDLTLELEPSLPFAAAKTWRIDRLGPDSSITIADRDVDLKDGYLADLTEGMHASVHVRLCSGNTVVAERRFPVELLARNQWGGAGSMPELLAAFCMPNDPAVDKVLKSTSDVLRRAGRPDGIDGYKEGSRQRAWELASGVWSAVCGYQISYVLPPASFEQEGQKIRSPSQVLDNRVGTCLDTALLFAAALEQAGLNPILLLTKGHAFTGVWLQPQEFAQVLNEDASSVRKRIELQELLVFETTLATQSPPPGFSHAVDVAKRQLTDDDFVMAIDLRRARMQKVRPLTVTAKAAEDTHDEQAAKVSEALESAPELPAFDVEVEDEPATAANKLELWQRKLLDLTTRNRLLHLPESAKAIRLVCPDPAGLEDILAANRSVRIASMPDLEMGGRDSSIYEKRNRESLEEEASRQAMARNEVLSRMEKGRLDAALVDLYRKARSDLEEGGSNTLFLAIGFLRWKKAEDDPKSYFAPLILLPVKLERRSVLSGVKMSMLDDEPRFNLTLLELLRHDFQLTISGLSGDLPTDESGIDVEGIWNIVRRAVRDMPGFEVTTDVALGTFSFSKYLMWRDLIDRSEQLMQNDVVRHLLQHKLGGSVLESVGEFPEPKDLDDTVEPGELFTPLPADSSQLAAVVASAKGHSFVLDGPPGTGKSQTIANMIAHNLALGRRVLFVAEKMAALDVVKRRLEERGIGQFCLELHSSKSTKMHVLQQLDRAWTSRDTLTEADWDAQAEKVRSLRDRLNEVVQVLHRRWPNGWSIHEAIGRVVKDAAPTTPRLSWPEDTEHDAAQMERLREVARRLDLNRGAAGGVGTRMTLVVRTEWSNAWQDALVGAARQVLVALKVCDEACALVVQKTGLSVAGSTPAAGKLLEFVRLLPDAHGVDLRFAFSPTLKAIREAAQQAASLLEDYKGLERRLSQAYAPEAVRHIKVDRLRSEWTEASGKFWFLASLAKKRVAKSLAGTAGTSAPPNVDADLPLLAAMKDVVAKIDALDRELQGVPGWSALNSDVTRMALATQLAENLRSNLMPLASSPEQLVKLRHETQKLVVDGNDLLAPEGHIAEAIGQLAGRYKALFDATQQFGKAAGSEIDLHKQVPELFANAQTVVGNEKALHAWCSWRRVRQEAVACGLQPLVEAVEQGTLSEDSIAHTFEIAYARWFASKVIDAEALLRHFVPAEHQSDIDAYTAAVDELGELTSAYIRAKLSGNIPDKNGVTKRSGFGILKHELQKQRRHKPVRQLAQEMGHDFTALAPCMLMSPLSIAQYLPTDHDLFDLVIFDEASQIAPWDAVGSIARGKQVVIAGDPRQMPPTSFFNRGAGAGEDDTDEDLESILEECIGAGVPQHSLTWHYRSRHESLITFSNYRYYGGSLITFPAADTRPSAVSWHKVDGIYVQGKGGRRNQIEAKAIVAEVVRRLKDPEFIASCQSVGIITLNAEQQQLVEDLLDQARRDNPEIEPFFKDDLAEPVVVKNLETMQGDERDLIILGIGFGPTEPGANVMSMNFGPLNREGGWRRLNVAVTRARREMMVFTSFDPSMIDFNRTSAKAVHDLRHFIEFAHQGPKAITAAVRGSVGDYDSPFEQYVAEGLRAKGWETYPQIGVSRFRIDLGVVHPDRPGDYLVGVECDGATYHSAATARDRDKVRSEILRGLGWQLVRIWSTEWWVDRDGALERLHGAISTELENQRHRAAELQQAREIEAAAAAKAMEAEGAVIAERDAEFDQETEDSPSRDEVIADDEGGQDFEPARLVARGPSSGGEEAIKRVYRMADLSSLEPSLQPTSFHDPSYDSTLHRCIREVLEQEAPILDKVLVDRVARAHGFKRSGRLISERVLELAERHFHFQPDPEPERGYFVWLAADDPERWNTYRVPEREEDVRFIEELAPEEIFAASRSIRRTDAVVEIARAFGIRRLSASARGRIGMVLDSSGDR